From Staphylococcus delphini, one genomic window encodes:
- the tdcB gene encoding bifunctional threonine ammonia-lyase/L-serine ammonia-lyase TdcB, translated as MATNAVMIQTEKYCNIHDIKEAKMKIQDYVRETPLIKSMFLSNNITGGNVYLKLENMQYTGSFKFRGALNKILHLSDEQKAKGIITASAGNHAQGLALTGQLLGIDATVVMPEEAPISKQEATRGYGAEVILKGETFNDSRLYMEQLAAETGKTIVHPYDDVEVMAGQGTIGLEILDQIWDIDTVVVPVGGGGLIAGLATALKSFNPSIHIIGVQSENVHGMAESIKEGQITSQFTAHTIADGTEVTIPGNKTYAVVEKLVDEFVLVSEDEIANAMRHLMQRTKIITEGAGALPTAALLSGKIDPRWIKGKNIVALVSGGNVDLTRVSHIIDDLLKPADTSEGVVG; from the coding sequence ATGGCAACAAATGCTGTAATGATACAAACTGAAAAATATTGTAATATACATGACATTAAAGAAGCTAAAATGAAAATTCAAGATTATGTACGTGAAACACCGCTCATTAAATCAATGTTTTTGAGCAACAATATTACAGGTGGCAATGTTTATTTAAAACTTGAGAACATGCAATACACCGGATCTTTCAAATTTAGAGGTGCACTTAATAAAATTTTGCACTTATCGGATGAACAAAAAGCGAAAGGGATTATCACTGCTTCAGCGGGGAATCATGCGCAAGGTCTCGCGTTGACTGGACAGCTGCTCGGTATTGATGCAACGGTGGTCATGCCTGAAGAAGCACCGATCTCTAAACAAGAAGCGACACGTGGCTATGGTGCGGAGGTCATCCTTAAAGGCGAAACATTCAATGACTCTCGCCTATATATGGAACAACTGGCAGCGGAAACAGGTAAAACGATTGTGCATCCGTATGATGATGTCGAAGTTATGGCGGGTCAAGGTACAATTGGTTTAGAAATTTTAGATCAAATCTGGGACATTGATACGGTTGTCGTCCCTGTCGGCGGTGGTGGTTTAATTGCTGGCTTGGCAACGGCTTTAAAATCATTTAATCCATCTATTCATATTATCGGTGTGCAATCTGAAAATGTTCACGGTATGGCAGAATCTATCAAAGAAGGCCAAATTACGTCACAATTTACAGCACATACCATTGCAGATGGCACGGAAGTCACCATTCCTGGTAATAAAACATATGCCGTTGTTGAAAAACTGGTCGATGAATTTGTATTAGTTTCAGAAGATGAAATTGCAAATGCCATGCGTCATTTAATGCAACGTACTAAAATCATTACTGAAGGTGCGGGTGCATTGCCAACTGCTGCGCTATTAAGTGGTAAAATTGATCCGCGTTGGATTAAGGGCAAAAATATTGTTGCTTTAGTCTCTGGCGGTAATGTTGACCTCACACGCGTTTCACATATTATTGATGATTTATTGAAACCCGCTGATACGAGTGAAGGTGTGGTCGGTTAG
- a CDS encoding APC family permease yields the protein MSTNTSLKKNIGFFASLSLVMGSVIGAGVFFKASSVTEVTGSTSMALFVWLLGGIMTICAGLTGAELAAAIPETGGLTKYIEYTYGDFWGFLSGWAQAFIYFPANIAALAIIFGTQIINLFHLSTSLLLPIAILSAVSILMINFLGSKAGGILQSITLVIKLIPIALIVIIGFFHSSDVSFSLFPVVNGTDSSWFEAIGAGLLATMFAYDGWIHVGNIAGEMKNPKKDLPGAITLGIGLVMVVYLLINATFLMTLPIHQIEGNLNAASEASSILFGAGGGKLVTIGILISVYGTMNGYTMTGMRIPYAMAERNQLPFKRLFLDLLPSRTPWLGGMIQIVIAVIMMLLGAFDTITNMLIFVIWTFYCMAFLAVLILRKREPELHRPYKVPLYPVIPMIALLAGTFVLLNTLFTQPLLAIVGIGVTMLGIPIYYYQKKH from the coding sequence ATGAGTACAAATACATCTTTAAAGAAAAACATCGGCTTTTTTGCATCGCTTTCACTTGTCATGGGATCAGTCATTGGGGCAGGTGTATTCTTCAAAGCTTCAAGTGTGACAGAAGTGACCGGTTCAACGAGTATGGCACTCTTTGTTTGGTTGCTTGGCGGTATTATGACCATTTGTGCCGGTTTGACAGGTGCTGAACTTGCTGCAGCCATTCCTGAAACTGGCGGACTCACTAAGTATATTGAATACACGTATGGAGACTTTTGGGGATTTTTATCAGGCTGGGCACAAGCGTTTATTTACTTTCCAGCTAATATCGCTGCACTAGCCATTATTTTTGGGACACAAATCATTAATTTATTTCATTTATCGACATCATTGTTACTCCCTATTGCAATTTTGAGTGCCGTTTCGATATTAATGATTAACTTTTTAGGCTCTAAAGCAGGCGGAATTTTACAATCTATTACACTTGTGATTAAGTTGATCCCTATTGCACTTATTGTCATTATCGGCTTCTTTCATTCGAGTGACGTATCATTTTCTCTCTTTCCTGTTGTGAATGGTACGGATTCGAGTTGGTTTGAAGCGATTGGTGCAGGTCTTCTTGCGACAATGTTTGCGTATGACGGTTGGATTCACGTTGGTAATATTGCCGGGGAAATGAAAAACCCTAAAAAAGACTTACCAGGTGCCATTACGCTCGGTATCGGTCTTGTCATGGTCGTTTATTTACTTATTAATGCCACATTTTTAATGACACTCCCAATTCACCAAATTGAAGGTAACTTAAATGCCGCAAGCGAAGCATCTTCAATTTTATTCGGTGCAGGGGGCGGAAAATTAGTCACGATTGGTATTTTAATTTCTGTATATGGCACGATGAACGGCTATACAATGACCGGCATGCGTATTCCTTATGCTATGGCAGAACGTAACCAACTGCCGTTCAAGCGTTTATTTTTAGACTTATTACCTTCACGGACACCATGGCTCGGTGGCATGATTCAAATTGTCATCGCTGTGATCATGATGTTATTAGGCGCTTTTGACACGATTACGAATATGTTGATATTTGTCATATGGACATTTTACTGTATGGCTTTCTTAGCGGTATTGATTCTTAGAAAGCGAGAGCCAGAACTGCACCGTCCATATAAAGTACCATTGTATCCCGTCATCCCAATGATTGCATTACTAGCAGGCACATTTGTCTTGCTGAATACATTATTCACTCAGCCCCTTCTAGCAATCGTGGGTATCGGGGTCACAATGTTAGGTATTCCGATTTATTATTATCAGAAAAAACATTAA
- a CDS encoding M48 family metalloprotease, whose product MSAFAAKCTLRKRYIVIYSDLLDVYYSHKQNELVRFVLAHELAHHKCGHTNLCRLILAPALKPLFLDKSLTRAQEYTADRTAVYYAEEGTLDLSDHPVGNRRMQALKEAKENGWDIHGKIL is encoded by the coding sequence ATGAGTGCATTTGCAGCTAAATGTACATTGCGTAAGCGTTATATCGTCATTTATAGTGATTTACTTGATGTTTATTATAGCCATAAACAAAACGAATTGGTCCGCTTTGTTCTAGCACACGAGTTAGCGCACCATAAATGTGGACATACAAATCTATGCCGTTTAATCCTTGCACCCGCACTAAAACCACTATTCTTAGATAAAAGTCTCACAAGGGCACAAGAATATACGGCAGATCGGACTGCAGTCTATTATGCCGAAGAAGGCACTTTAGACCTATCAGACCACCCCGTTGGTAATAGAAGGATGCAAGCATTAAAAGAAGCAAAAGAAAATGGATGGGATATCCATGGGAAAATTTTATAG